GACGATCACCTCGGCACGGCTGGGCGTGTAGACCCCGGAGCGCTGGCGCTGCCCACCGCGGGGGCCGCCGCGCCCGCCCCCGCGCCGCCGGTCGCCGGGCCGTCCTCCGCTCCGCACAATCCGGAGCAGCTCGGGGTTCACCTTCTGGTGGTCGTCGTCGACGAACAGGTCGGAGATCGAGTCGCCGACCATCACGTGCTGCCACAGCGGCACCGGACGGTGCTCGGAGACGATCACCTCGGTGTGCCCGCGGACCGTCTGCAGCCACTCGCCGAACTCCTCCGCGTTGGACACGGTGGCCGAGAGCGAGACGAGCGTGACCGACTCCGGGAGGTGGATGATCACTTCCTCCCAGGCCGCGCCGCGGAAGGGGTCGGCGAGGTAGTGGACCTCGTCCATCACCACGAATTCGAGCCCACGCAGGGTCGAGGACCCGGCGTAGAGCATGTTGCGCAGCACCTCGGTGGTCATGACGACCACCGGAGCCTCGGAGTTGATCGAGTTGTCGCCGGTCAGCAGACCGACGTTCTCCGAGCCGTGGCGGCGCACCAGGTCCGCGTACTTCTGGTTCGACAGCGCCTTGATCGGCGTCGTGTAGAAGCACTTGTTCCCGCGCGAGAGCGCGAGGTGGACCGCGAACTCCCCGACCAGGGTCTTGCCGGCCCCGGTCGGGGCGGCGACGAGAACACCGGCCCCGCCTTCCAACGCGACACAGGCCTCGCGTTGGAAGGCGTCGAACGGGAACGGGAAGCCCGCCGCGAAGGCGGAAAGTTCACTCACGCAACCACCGTAGGCGGCGCTCCGGCCGGCCTTCGTCCTGCCTGAGTCAGGGCAGGTCCTCGTGGTCACCGGTCAGCTCGGCCATCTGACGGTTCTTCCGCCGGTCGAGGATCGCGGTGATGATGATGGCGACGCCGTAGAGCAACGCCACCGGCGTCATCAGCGCGAGCATCGAGTACGGGTCGGGGGTCGGCGTCGCGATCGCGGCGAACACGGCGATCCCGAAGATCATCTGCCGCCACCAGGAGCGGATCTGCTTCGAGGTGACGATGCCGGCGATGTTCATGACGACGAGCACCAGCGGCAGCTCGAACGCGACCCCGAACACGATCAGGAACCGCAGGACGAAGTCGATGTACTCGTTGAGCGGGACCAGGTTGCCGATGTCGCCCGGGGCGAAGCCCAGCAGGATCTTCACCGCGACCGGCAGCATGACGTAGGCCAGGGTCGCGCCGGCGGCGAACAGCGGGCCGCCGAAGCCGGCGAAGATGTACGCCCACTTCTTCTCGCGGCGGTGCAGACCGGGCGCGAGGAAGGCCCACAGCTGCCACAGCCACAACGGCGACGTGACGATGAGACCGCCATACAGCGCAACCTTCAGCTGCAGGGACAGCGGGCCGATGACGCCCGTGACCACCAGTGCGCCGCACTCGCCGTCGCGGACGCCGTTGGCGCCGGACTCGCAGATCGGCGTGATGAGAGCTTCGACGATCTGTTCGTAGAAGATGAAGCAGACAATGCTGCCC
This window of the Sporichthya brevicatena genome carries:
- the tatC gene encoding twin-arginine translocase subunit TatC, which encodes MPLLDHLRELRTRLIRAVIAMVLGSIVCFIFYEQIVEALITPICESGANGVRDGECGALVVTGVIGPLSLQLKVALYGGLIVTSPLWLWQLWAFLAPGLHRREKKWAYIFAGFGGPLFAAGATLAYVMLPVAVKILLGFAPGDIGNLVPLNEYIDFVLRFLIVFGVAFELPLVLVVMNIAGIVTSKQIRSWWRQMIFGIAVFAAIATPTPDPYSMLALMTPVALLYGVAIIITAILDRRKNRQMAELTGDHEDLP